The DNA region CGGTCTTCCGCCCGGGCGGCCCCCGGCTCCAGCGACAGCACCAGCGGCGGCATCAGCAGGGCCGGCAGCAGGGCAAGGGCGAGGATGCGGGACAGGGTTCCGGAACGCTGGCGAGGTCGCGCGGTCGTGGAGCGGGGGGGCATCGGCGGATCCCAATCGGTTGCTGGCCCGCCGCATATTGCCGCCCCGGAACGGATCCGCAACCCGTCGCCCAACCGGAACCGCAGCACCAGGCTTGCCGGACGGGCGATGTGCTACATTTCTTCTCACACCGAAAGTGTCAACACTTTTGGGCTATGGTGCACTCAGGTACCGTCAGGGCAACTTCTTACAGGACGCACCTCCATGTTCCTTTTCCGGCATGCCACGATTCGTACGCGTTTGTTTCTCGGATATGGTGCAGTCCTCCTGCTTCTGGTCAGCCTGACCGTCATCGGCGTGCGGGAGGTGCGGAAGATCGACGCCGACCTCAACCGCATCAACGAGGTGAACAGCGTCAAGCAGCGCTACGCGATCAACTTCCGCGGCAGCGTCCATGACCGCGCCATCGCGCTCCGCGACGTGGTGCTGGCGACCGACGCGGCGACCCTGTCGGCCGTGCTGGCCGACATCGACCGGCTGGCCGCCTTCTACGACGAATCCGCCCGGCCTCTCGACGCCATGTTCACCCGCATGCCCGATATCGAGCCGGAGGAGCGGACACTGCTCGCCGGCATCAAGGAGATCGAGGCGAAGAGCCTGCCGGCGATCAAGGCGACCGTCGCAGCCCGCAAGGCCAACGACAGCGCCGGAGCCCAGAAGGCGCTGATGCAGGACGCCCGTCCCGCCCTCACCGAATGGCTGAAGCGCATCAACGCCTTCATCGACCTGCAGGAGCACAAGAACCAGCAGGTCGCCGCAAGGGCGCGCGAGGTCGCCAGCGGCTTCCAGACGCTTATGCTGTCGCTGTGCGGTGCCGCCCTGCTGCTTGCCGCCGCGTTCGGCATGTGGACGGTGGGTGCGCTGCGGCCGCTGCGCCGGCTGACCGATGCGATGCTGACGCTGGCCCGCGGCGACCTGTCCGTCTGCGTGCCGCCGTCCGAAGCCAAGGACGAAATCGGAAAGATCACCGGCGCGGTCGAGGTGTTCAAGGCCAACGCGGTCGAGGCCGACGCCTTCCGCCACCGTCAGGCCGATGCCGAGCATGCCGCCGAAGCGCGCAAGCGCGCCGAGATGGCGGCCCTGGCCGACCGGTTCGAGAGCGAGGTGAAGGGCGTGGTCGACAGCGTCTCCTCCTCCTCCTCCGAGGTGCGGACATTGGCCACGGCGCTGGCCGCCACCGCCGACCATACCGAGACCCAGGCGACCACCGTCGCCGCCGCGTCGGAACAGGCGTCGGTGAATGTCCAGACCGTCGCCGCCGCCGCCGAGGAACTGGCCGCCTCCATCGCCGAGATCGGGCGCCAGATCGGCGAGAGCAGCCGCAAGGCCCGCCAGGCCTCCGACCAGGCCGACGGCACCAACCGCATCGTCGACGGCCTGTCGTCGAAGGCGAACCAGATCGGCGACGTGGTGAACCTGATCAGTTCGATCGCCGGCCAGACCAACCTGCTGGCATTGAACGCGACCATCGAGGCCGCGCGGGCAGGCGAGGCGGGCAAGGGCTTCGCCGTGGTGGCGAGCGAGGTGAAGAGCCTCGCCAACCAGACCGCCAAGGCAACCGGCGACATCTCGCAGCAGATCGCGGAGATCCAGACCGCGACCGCCGACGCGGTGCAGGCGATCCAGAGCATTGCCGCCACCATCGGCGAGGTGAACAGCATCGTCGGCACCATCGCCCAGGCGGTCGACGGCCAGAATGCCGCGACCATGGAAATCGCCCGCAACGTCCAGCAGGCGGCGGCCGGCACCAACGAGGTGTCGTCGTCGATCGGCGGCGTGCTGCAGGCGGCCTCGGAGACAGGAAGCGGCGCCACGCGGCTGCTCTCCTCCTCCGGCGAGTTGTCCAAGCAGGCCGACCTTCTGCGCACCCAGGTCGACCGTTTCCTGGGCAGCGTGCGGTCGGGCCAGGGCTGACCCGCAAAAGGGCTCCGGCGGAAGACCGTGACGGACAGACCGCGCAACGGTTCCCGCCGGAGCCTCGCTGCGTCGCCATGGCGCAGGCGAAGGATTGCCATGGCAATGGATGATCCACCGCATCTAAGATGCATAGATGCGCAACTCGATCTATCCTGACGTGTAAAGGACCGAAGGCCATGCCAGTTCTGACGTTGCGCCAGAAAATGTCCATCCTGCCGCTGTCCTTCGTCGTCGCCCTGCTGGTGGTGGGTGGTGTCGCCATAGCGGGGCTAAGCATCGTCGATCGGGCCAACCAGGAGGTGCTGACGACCGCCGAGGCGCTGTCGAACCACCAGTTGGGCGACATGATGCACGACGCACTGCGGGCGGATGTGCTGGCGGCGCTGCTGTCCGGTCCGGCCTCGACGGCCGGCGAGCGCGAGGCACTGACCAAGGACACGGCCGACCATGCGGCCACCTTCCGGAAGGCATTGGACGCCAACCGCCGGCTTTCCCTTCCCCCCGCCATCGCGGACGGGCTGACCGGCCTGCGCGGCGCGCTGGAGGATTATGTCCAGGCCTCCGAGCGGCTGGCCGGGCTGGCCTTGCGCGATCCGGTGCAGGCACGGGCGGGGATGACGCGCTTCATGGACCTGTTCCACGATCTGGAGGAACGGAACGAGGCCCTGTCCGACCTGATCCTGGGCGAGAACCGCGCACGCAACGAACGGTCGACCATGATCGCGGTCTATGCCTACGCGCTGATCGGAACCGTGACGGTGCTGGCGGTCCTGGGTTCGATCGTCCTGGCCGCGGTGATCGCGCGCTCGATCGTCCGGCCGCTCGATCAGGCGGCGCAGGGAATCGCCGCCATCGGCCAGGGGCGACGCAACCTGTCTCTCCATCATCCGGTCGACGACGTGATCGGCCGGGTGATCGGCGCGGTGATGCTGATGCAGCGCCAAGCCGCCGATCTCGACCGCAGCACGGCGGAAGAGGCGGTGCGGCGGGACGCCGAGCTGCGCAAGTTCGCGGCGCTGTCCGAAGCGACCGACCGTTTCACCCGCCAGACCGAGGCCATCGTCCGCTCGCTCGGCACCACCGGCGTACAGTTGCAATCCACCGCCGCGACGATGTCCGACGGTGCCGCCCGCGCCAGCCGGGAGATCGGCGACCTGCGCGACCATGCCGAGACCGCCGCAAGGACTGTACGCGACGCGGCGGCGGCGGCCGACGGGCTGGGCACCATGATCGGCGAGGTCGGCCACCACAGCGGCCAGGCCACCCGGATGACCGCCGATGCCGTCAGCCGCACCGATGCGGCCGCCCGCAACATCCACGACCTGTCGGTGGCCTCGCAGCGGATCGGCGAGGTGGTCAGCCTGATCAACTCCATCGCCAGCCAGACCAACCTGCTGGCGCTGAACGCCACCATCGAAGCGGCAAGGGCGGGAGAGGCCGGGCGCGGATTCGCCGTCGTCGCCAACGAGGTGAAGAATCTCGCCGGCCAGACCGCCCAGGCGACCGACGACATCCAGGCGCAGATCGCCAACATCCAGGCCATCGTCGACCAGACGGTGCGCGGCATGGACGGCGTTTCCAGCACGGTGGAGGCTGTGCGCGGCAGCGGCGCCGCCATCGCCGACGCGGTCGGCCGGCAGTCCGATGCGGCCAACGGCATCCTGCAGGCGATGAACGACGGGGCGGGCGCGGTCACCGCGATGACCGGCATGCTGGGCGACGTGCACCGGACCATTTCCGAGACCGACCGCGCCGCCGCCGATCTGGCCGCCGCCGCCGCCGAGTTGCGCCGGGAGACGGAGCGGTTGCAGGGCGAGGTCGCATCCTACACCGGAACCGTCCGCAAGGCCTGATGAGGCCGCGGCCCGGCAAAGGCACACGGCTGCCGGACGGGCCTCGGCAATTGCGATTCGCGCCCTCCCCCGCTACACAGGGCGCCAGTCGCCGTTTTCCCGGAGCCTTTCCCATGTCGACCCTGCCCGATCAGGCAACCATCGCCGCCACCGCGGCCAAGATCCTGCTGGAGATCAAGGCGCTGCACTTCAACGCCGAGACGCCCTTCATCTTCACGTCCGGCTGGGCGAGCCCGGTCTACACCGACTGCCGCCGCATCGTGTCCTTCCCGCGCGCCCGCAAGGCGCTGATGGATTTCGCCGTCGCCACGATCGAGCGCGAGATCGGCTACGAGGCCATCGACGCGGTGGCGGGCGGCGAGACCGCCGGCATTCCCTTCGCCGCCTGGATCGCCGACCGGCTGGAACTGCCGATGCAGTATGTGCGCAAGAAGCCCAAGGGTTTCGGCCGCAACGCCCAGATCGAAGGCCTGCTGACCGAAGGACAGCGCGTCCTGCTGGTCGAGGATCTGGCGACCGACGGCAAGAGCAAGGAGAATTTCGTCACCGCGCTGCGCAACGGCGGCGCCCAGGTGACCGACACCTTCGTGATCTTCCACTACGGCATCTTCCCGCAGTCGAAGGTCAACATGGACGCCATCGGCGTCCGCCTGCACGCGCTGTGCACCTGGTGGGATGTGCTGAAGGTCGCCCGCGACAACCGCTATTTCGACGAGAACACCCTGTCCGAGGTCGAGAAGTTCCTGAACGACCCGGTGGGCTGGTCCTCGGCCCACGGCGGCAAGTCGAGCATGTGATCCGTGCCGGGGGCGGCGCATGCCGCCCCCGGGAACCCCCGATCGGAAGCCATCACTCGGCAACCCTCATTCCAGGCTTGGGTCGTGCCTACCCGTTGCCGGGAGCCTTGTGCGCCGCGTCGGCCGCACTCTGGTCCGGCCGCGGACGGTGGTTGAAGCGCACCCGGTTGATTTCCCAGCGCCCTTGCGCCCCGGCGGTGCCGTCGTCACAGGGGCGGCGGTCCAGCAAATCGAAGGACAGGTTGGACAGCCCGTCACCGGCCGGGATCTTTCCGCCGGCCCACAGCTCCTGAAAGACGCTGCGGTTGACCAGGGAGATCGGGGACGGCGCCGCATCCGTCGTGAAGCCGTCATTGTCATGGTCGAGCGGCTGGAAGC from Azospirillum thiophilum includes:
- a CDS encoding methyl-accepting chemotaxis protein, with product MFLGYGAVLLLLVSLTVIGVREVRKIDADLNRINEVNSVKQRYAINFRGSVHDRAIALRDVVLATDAATLSAVLADIDRLAAFYDESARPLDAMFTRMPDIEPEERTLLAGIKEIEAKSLPAIKATVAARKANDSAGAQKALMQDARPALTEWLKRINAFIDLQEHKNQQVAARAREVASGFQTLMLSLCGAALLLAAAFGMWTVGALRPLRRLTDAMLTLARGDLSVCVPPSEAKDEIGKITGAVEVFKANAVEADAFRHRQADAEHAAEARKRAEMAALADRFESEVKGVVDSVSSSSSEVRTLATALAATADHTETQATTVAAASEQASVNVQTVAAAAEELAASIAEIGRQIGESSRKARQASDQADGTNRIVDGLSSKANQIGDVVNLISSIAGQTNLLALNATIEAARAGEAGKGFAVVASEVKSLANQTAKATGDISQQIAEIQTATADAVQAIQSIAATIGEVNSIVGTIAQAVDGQNAATMEIARNVQQAAAGTNEVSSSIGGVLQAASETGSGATRLLSSSGELSKQADLLRTQVDRFLGSVRSGQG
- a CDS encoding methyl-accepting chemotaxis protein, with amino-acid sequence MPVLTLRQKMSILPLSFVVALLVVGGVAIAGLSIVDRANQEVLTTAEALSNHQLGDMMHDALRADVLAALLSGPASTAGEREALTKDTADHAATFRKALDANRRLSLPPAIADGLTGLRGALEDYVQASERLAGLALRDPVQARAGMTRFMDLFHDLEERNEALSDLILGENRARNERSTMIAVYAYALIGTVTVLAVLGSIVLAAVIARSIVRPLDQAAQGIAAIGQGRRNLSLHHPVDDVIGRVIGAVMLMQRQAADLDRSTAEEAVRRDAELRKFAALSEATDRFTRQTEAIVRSLGTTGVQLQSTAATMSDGAARASREIGDLRDHAETAARTVRDAAAAADGLGTMIGEVGHHSGQATRMTADAVSRTDAAARNIHDLSVASQRIGEVVSLINSIASQTNLLALNATIEAARAGEAGRGFAVVANEVKNLAGQTAQATDDIQAQIANIQAIVDQTVRGMDGVSSTVEAVRGSGAAIADAVGRQSDAANGILQAMNDGAGAVTAMTGMLGDVHRTISETDRAAADLAAAAAELRRETERLQGEVASYTGTVRKA
- a CDS encoding orotate phosphoribosyltransferase, with the protein product MSTLPDQATIAATAAKILLEIKALHFNAETPFIFTSGWASPVYTDCRRIVSFPRARKALMDFAVATIEREIGYEAIDAVAGGETAGIPFAAWIADRLELPMQYVRKKPKGFGRNAQIEGLLTEGQRVLLVEDLATDGKSKENFVTALRNGGAQVTDTFVIFHYGIFPQSKVNMDAIGVRLHALCTWWDVLKVARDNRYFDENTLSEVEKFLNDPVGWSSAHGGKSSM